In the Pan paniscus chromosome 8, NHGRI_mPanPan1-v2.0_pri, whole genome shotgun sequence genome, one interval contains:
- the LCOR gene encoding ligand-dependent corepressor isoform X4: protein MQRMIQQFAAEYTSKNSSTQDPSQPNSTKNQSLPKASPVTTSPTAATTQNPVLSKLLMADQDSPLDLTVRKSQSEPSEQDGVLDLSTKKSPCAGSTSLSHSPGCSSTQGNGENSTEAKAVDSNNQSKSPLEKFMVKLCTHHQKQFIRVLNDLYTESQPGTEDLQPSDSGAMDVSTCNAGCAQLSTKHKEKDALCLDMKSSASVDLFVDSSDSHSPLHLTEQTPKKPPPEINPVDGRENALTVVQKDSSELPTTKSNSINSSSVDSFTPGYLTASNCSSVNFHHIPKILEGQTTGQEQDTNVNICEDGKDHMQSSALVESLITVKMAAENSEEGNTCIIPQRNSFKALSEEAWNSGFMGNSSRTADKENTLQCPKTPLRQDLEANEQDARPKQENHLHSLGRNKVGYHLHPSDKGQFDHSKDGWLGPGPMPAVHKAANGHSRTKMISTSIKTARKSKRASGLRINDYDNQCDVVYISQPITECHFENQKSILSSRKTARKSTRGYFFNGDCCELPTVRTLARNLHSQEKASCSALASEAVFTPKQTLTIPAPRHTVDVQLPREDNPEEPSKEITSHEEGGGDVSPRKEPQEPEVCPTKIKPNLSSSPRSEETTASSLVWPLPAHLPEEDLPEGGSTVSAPTASGMSSPEHDQPPVALLDTEEMSVPQDCHLLPSTESFSGGGCEDVISRPHSPPEIVSREESPQCSENQSSPMGLEPPMSLGKAEDNQSISAEVESGDTQELNVDPLLKESSTFTDENPSETKESEAAGGTGKLEGEDGDVKCLSEKDTYDTSIDSLEENLDKKKKGKKFPEASDRCLRSQLSDSSSADRCLRNQSSDSSSACLEIKVPKNPSAKRSKKEGHPGGTTPKGLLPDSFHTETLEDTEKPSVSERPSEKDAEQEGEGGGIITRQTLKNMLDKEVKELGGEIFPSRDPITTAGQPLPGERLEIYVQSKMDEKNAHIPSESIACKRDPEQAKEEPGHIPTQHVEEAVNEVDNENTQQKDESDAPCSSLGLSSSGSGDAARPPKSVPRPKRLTSSTYNLRHAHSLGSLDASKVTSEKEAAQVNPIMPKENGASESGDPLDEDDVDTVVDEQPKFMEWCAEEENQELIANFNAQYMKVQKSWIQLEKEGQPTPRARNKSDKLKEIWKSKKRSRKCRSSLESQKCSPVQMLFMTNFKLSNVCKWFLETTETRSLVIVKKLNTRLPGDVPPVKHPLQKYAPSSLYPSSLQAERLKKHLKKFPGATPAKNNWKMQKLWAKFRENPDQVEPEDGSDVSPGPNSEDSIEEVKEDRNSHPPANLPTPASTRILRKYSNIRGKLRAQQRLIKNEKMECPDALAVESKPSRKSVCINPLMSPKLALQVDADGFPVKPKSTEGMKGRKGKQVSEILPKAEVQSKRKRTEGSSPPDSKNKGPTVKASKEKHADGATKTPAAKRPAARDRSSQPPKKTSLKENKVKIPKKSAGKSCPPSRKEKENTNKRPSQSIASETLTKPAKQKGAGESSSRPQKATNRKQSSGKTRARPSTKTPESSAAQRKRKLKAKLDCSHSKRRRLDAK from the coding sequence tGAGAACTCAACAGAGGCAAAAGCAGTAGATTCTAACAATCAGTCGAAGTCCCCACTGGAGAAATTTATGGTCAAACTGTGTACTCATCATCAAAAGCAATTCATTCGTGTTCTGAACGACCTGTACACTGAATCTCAACCAGGCACTGAGGACCTGCAGCCTTCTGATTCGGGAGCAATGGATGTATCCACTTGCAATGCTGGCTGTGCCCAGCTCAGCACCAAACATAAGGAAAAAGATGCTCTGTGTCTCGATATGAAGTCTTCTGCTTCTGTAGATTTGTTCGTAGACTCGTCAGACTCTCACAGCCCTCTACACTTGACGGAACAGACCCCGAAGAAGCCTCCTCCTGAGATAAACCCTGTAGATGGAAGAGAGAATGCCTTGACTGTTGTCCAGAAAGATTCCTCTGAACTTCCAACCACTAAATCGAATTCTATTAATAGCAGTTCAGTGGATAGTTTCACTCCGGGATACCTCACTGCATCTAATTGTTCCTCAGTGAACTTCCACCACATCCCTAAAATCTTGGAGGGGCAAACCACTGGACAAGAGCAAGACACAAATGTGAACATATGTGAGGATGGTAAAGACCATATGCAGAGTTCAGCTTTGGTAGAAAGTCTAATTACAGTAAAAATGGCAGCTGAGAATAGTGAGGAAGGCAATACCTGTATTATTCCTCAAAGAAATTCGTTCAAAGCTTTATCAGAAGAGGCTTGGAACTCAGGGTTTATGGGGAACTCATCTAGAACTGCTGACAAAGAGAATACTTTACAGTGTCCAAAAACACCTTTGCGCCAGGATTTAGAGGCAAATGAACAAGATGCAAGGCCAAAGCAAGAGAACCATCTTCACTCTCTGGGAAGAAATAAGGTGGGTTACCATTTACATCCCAGTGATAAGGGCCAGTTTGATCATTCCAAAGATGGTTGGTTAGGCCCCGGCCCTATGCCAGCTGTACACAAAGCGGCAAATGGACACTCAAGAACGAAGATGATATCAACCTCCATCAAGACAGCTCGGAAAAGTAAAAGGGCATCAGGGCTGAGGATAAATGATTATGATAACCAGTGTGATGTTGTTTATATCAGTCAACCAATAACAGAATGCCACTTTGAGAATCAAAAATCAATATTATCTTCTCGGAAAACAGCCAGAAAGAGTACTCGAGGATACTTTTTCAATGGGGACTGTTGTGAGCTGCCAACTGTTCGTACACTGGCCAGAAATTTACACTCCCAGGAAAAAGCAAGCTGCTCAGCATTGGCATCAGAGGCAGTTTTCACTCCTAAGCAGACCCTTACAATTCCAGCCCCTAGACATACAGTAGATGTGCAGCTTCCCAGAGAAGACAACCCTGAAGAACCTAGCAAGGAAATCACCTCTCACGAGGAAGGAGGTGGAGACGTTTCACCTCGAAAAGAACCTCAAGAGCCTGAGGTTTGCCCCACAAAGATTAAGCCGAATCTGAGCAGCTCCCCTAGGTCAGAGGAAACGACAGCCTCCAGCCTGGTGTGGCCTCTCCCTGCTCACCTTCCTGAAGAGGACCTGCCAGAAGGTGGCTCCACAGTCTCAGCTCCCACAGCAAGTGGGATGTCTTCTCCTGAACACGACCAACCACCAGTTGCACTGTTGGATACGGAGGAGATGAGTGTACCCCAGGACTGTCACCTCCTTCCCTCCACTGAAAGCTTTTCCGGGGGAGGCTGTGAAGATGTCATTTCTAGGCCTCATTCTCCTCCTGAAATAGTCAGTAGAGAAGAAAGTCCTCAGTGCTCAGAAAATCAGAGTTCCCCAATGGGCTTGGAGCCCCCCATGAGTCTGGGAAAGGCTGAGGACAACCAAAGCATCAGTGCTGAGGTTGAGTCTGGAGACACCCAGGAGCTAAATGTCGACCCACTCTTGAAGGAAAGCAGCACTTTTACTGATGAAAACCCCAGTGAAACTAAGGAAAGTGAGGCAGCAGGTGGTACAGGAAAATTAGAGGGAGAGGACGGTGATGTAAAATGCCTGTCAGAAAAAGACACGTATGATACAAGCATTGACTCACTCGAAGAGAATTTGGAcaagaagaaaaaaggtaaaaaattccCTGAGGCCTCTGATAGGTGCCTAAGAAGTCAACTTTCGGATTCTTCCTCTGCTGACAGATGCCTAAGAAATCAGAGTTCAGATTCTTCCTCAGCTTGTCTTGAAATCAAAGTTCCTAAAAATCCTAGTGCAAAACGTTCAAAAAAAGAAGGGCACCCTGGTGGGACAACACCTAAGGGCCTTCTACCTGACAGTTTCCACACGGAAACTCTGGAGGACACAGAAAAGCCAAGTGTCAGTGAACGCCCCTCTGAGAAAGATGCTGAGCAGGAGGGCGAAGGCGGGGGGATCATCACCAGGCAGACTTTGAAAAACATGCTGGACAAAGAAGTCAAGGAGTTAGGAGGAGAGATTTTCCCCAGCAGGGACCCCATAACCACAGCTGGACAGCCACTGCCTGGAGAGAGATTGGAAATCTATGTTCAGTCTAAAATGGATGAGAAGAATGCTCATATCCCCTCAGAAAGTATTGCTTGTAAGAGGGACCCAGAACAGGCAAAAGAAGAGCCAGGGCATATTCCCACACAGCATGTGGAGGAGGCTGTGAATGAGGTAGACAACGAAAACACCCAGCAGAAAGATGAGAGTGATGCCCCATGCAGCTCTCTTGGGTTGTCGAGTAGTGGAAGTGGTGATGCTGCTAGGCCACCAAAATCGGTGCCAAGGCCTAAAAGATTGACCTCTTCAACCTACAACCTAAGACACGCTCATTCTCTGGGCTCCTTGGATGCTTCAAAAGTGACTTCAGAAAAGGAAGCTGCACAAGTAAACCCCATAATGCCAAAGGAAAATGGAGCGTCAGAGAGTGGAGACCCCCTAGATGAGGACGATGTTGACACCGTGGTAGATGAACAGCCAAAGTTTATGGAATGGTGTGCTGAGGAGGAGAACCAAGAGCTCATCGCCAACTTCAATGCCCAGTACATGAAAGTTCAGAAGAGCTGGATCCAGTTGGAGAAAGAAGGACAGCCAACACCAAGAGCAAGGAACAAATCAGATAAACTGAAAGAGATTTGGAAAAGCAAGAAAAGGTCACGGAAATGTAGGAGTTCATTGGAGAGTCAGAAGTGTTCTCCTGTTCAGATGCTCTTTATGACAAACTTTAAATTATCTAATGTTTGTAAATGGTTCTTAGAGACAACTGAAACCCGGTCTCTAGTCATTGTGAAGAAGCTCAATACTCGCCTTCCAGGAGACGTTCCCCCTGTCAAGCATCCTCTTCAGAAATACGCTCCTTCCAGCCTATATCCCAGTTCACTACAGGCTGAGCGCTTGAAAAAGCACTTGAAGAAATTTCCTGGAGCTACCCCTGCTAAGAATAATTGGAAAATGCAGAAGCTCTGGGCCAAATTTCGAGAGAATCCTGATCAAGTGGAGCCAGAAGATGGCAGTGATGTCAGCCCTGGCCCTAATTCTGAAGACAGCATAGAGGAAGTCAAGGAAGATAGAAACAGTCATCCTCCAGCAAACCTGCCCACTCCAGCCAGTACCCGGATTCTTAGAAAATATTCCAATATTCGAGGAAAGCTCAGAGCCCAGCAACGTTTAATCAAGAATGAGAAAATGGAATGCCCAGATGCTCTGGCTGTGGAAAGTAAGCCAAGTCGTAAGAGCGTATGCATCAACCCTCTGATGTCCCCCAAGCTTGCCCTGCAAGTGGATGCAGATGGGTTTCCTGTTAAGCCCAAGAGTACTGAAGgaatgaagggaaggaaggggaagcaggtgtcTGAAATCTTGCCTAAAGCAGAAGTTCAGAGTAAACGCAAGAGAACAGAAGGCAGCAGCCCTCCAGATAGTAAGAACAAGGGGCCTACGGTGAAAGCCAGCAAAGAAAAGCATGCTGATGGAGCCACCAAAACCCCTGCTGCCAAGAGGCCAGCTGCAAGGGACAGAAGCAGCCAACCCCCCAAAAAGACGTCTTTGAAAGAGAATAAAGTGAAGATCCCTAAAAAGTCCGCTGGGAAGAGCTGCCCTCCctccaggaaagaaaaagagaatacaaacaaaagGCCTTCCCAGTCTATTGCCTCGGAAACACTGACGAAACCTGCAAAACAGAAGGGGGCCGGTGAATCCTCTTCAAGGCCTCAGAAAGCCACGAATAGGAAGCAGAGTAGTGGAAAGACTCGGGCCAGACCCTCAACGAAAACCCCAGAGAGCAGTGCAGCTCAGAGAAAGCGAAAGCTGAAGGCAAAGCTGGACTGTTCGCACAGCAAACGGAGGCGGCTGGATGCAAAGTGA